Proteins encoded by one window of Thermococcus sp. Bubb.Bath:
- a CDS encoding glycosyltransferase family 39 protein — MVKTDVKKKRKKEKFEKKKARQESESIKKLAGVYPKLKTYGLAIIVLIAAYYGYLIRAKSEKLKYFIDPDTFFHYEMFKQAVQHGIPSYFQFADPPTGINIGGMAGIYVIPAKVYNLIFSHLGYSELHFFKIWTPLVGAITVIGIYLLGRKLHSDWTGFWAALFLAFSYANYTKTYSGNARGEAPFLMFFIFAILSMVYYLDTKVDYRNLFKEKDGLLKVTWGTLFVVFSWLFMISWGGSQFGIGVLLLFMAFHSIVLFTFGKIGELRRFTVEFYSAMLFVLLGGLYLASVPLISYKNFLVFSLEVYAALLVLNLVMLFGGRVGLNYSDKTHRLGTVIGIAVLGFIGAYFYYGPDLKKFMGGAYQSDPLYQTVAELAKTHWADVKNAFSIHYVNGVGQDGSLYILSIIGFSILLLRMLWKYYKGDATGYKEMFLAVYYGAATYLLWMAVRFSFQASGAVILLAGLLIGELIVIIEKMKDSVGTKALYALVIILLFLPLPVISAKDMNTLANAQAKNEAVPSSWQNTLLWMRNNTNPLDSATSWWDYGYWIESSLLSHRRSATDGGHAYDRRYILAKFFSHSGNAGEVDFEAWELNYLIVWQSDIFKFNAISYLGGAITYGEYHSTSMFMLVGSQYGSMIGFDNKTKTYYVQVRYSSTEVRNYIPEMVINLQNNGVLNQKNHNMPGAQPIPYVLYVYPGGWGILAYDKIAFSNFVQLAFNTIDPLNITDSLKLRANFKLVKSTGDLNTYKFTPFGVYRMDVLTSGTASNGTWIPIYNSLMGKGKLELREGNTTVPLLGNHTFKIYISAFGRDVKNATLVFEAYKNGTLVSKEILARNLYINHLNETPITVNINVPNATSYRMVLIQEGPVGVLDGPVKVNGKEVNPSFPIAPGKSGDMSLTAAFRKDYDNVNLTLRASIVYYVTPNGRDIYSDKFYLEPHQDIIDYIPVKSLSVKAGDNEITAHASVPADVFTKFVDELKQKYGNNLVIRRERIEPIFLTQKEYVIWEGS, encoded by the coding sequence ATGGTCAAGACAGACGTCAAGAAAAAACGAAAGAAGGAAAAGTTTGAAAAGAAAAAGGCCCGCCAGGAGTCTGAGAGCATAAAGAAGCTGGCAGGGGTGTATCCAAAGCTAAAAACCTACGGCCTGGCTATTATAGTCCTGATCGCAGCTTACTACGGCTATTTAATTAGGGCCAAGAGCGAGAAGCTCAAGTACTTCATCGACCCTGACACTTTCTTCCACTACGAGATGTTCAAACAGGCCGTTCAACACGGCATTCCAAGCTATTTTCAGTTCGCGGATCCTCCCACTGGCATTAACATCGGAGGAATGGCAGGGATCTATGTAATCCCAGCTAAAGTCTACAACCTGATATTCAGTCACCTTGGCTATTCGGAGCTCCACTTCTTCAAGATATGGACACCCCTCGTCGGCGCGATAACCGTCATCGGAATCTACCTACTGGGAAGGAAGCTCCACTCCGACTGGACAGGGTTTTGGGCCGCGCTGTTCCTGGCGTTCTCCTACGCAAACTACACCAAGACCTACTCCGGAAACGCGAGGGGTGAGGCACCGTTCCTGATGTTCTTCATCTTCGCGATACTCTCAATGGTCTATTACCTCGACACCAAAGTAGACTACAGAAATCTCTTCAAGGAGAAGGATGGACTCCTAAAGGTCACCTGGGGTACCCTCTTCGTCGTCTTCAGCTGGCTCTTCATGATAAGCTGGGGTGGAAGCCAGTTCGGTATCGGTGTCCTCCTGCTCTTCATGGCCTTCCACTCGATAGTCCTCTTCACCTTCGGAAAGATAGGCGAGCTCAGACGCTTCACGGTTGAATTCTACTCCGCCATGCTGTTCGTCCTCTTGGGCGGTCTCTACCTGGCAAGTGTACCCCTGATCAGCTACAAGAATTTCCTGGTGTTCTCTCTTGAGGTATACGCTGCCCTCCTTGTCCTCAACCTTGTGATGCTCTTCGGGGGTAGAGTCGGCCTCAACTACTCGGACAAAACTCACAGGCTCGGCACGGTTATAGGCATTGCCGTTCTGGGTTTCATAGGCGCATACTTCTACTACGGTCCGGATTTGAAGAAGTTCATGGGAGGCGCGTACCAGTCTGACCCCCTCTACCAGACCGTCGCCGAGCTCGCCAAGACCCACTGGGCAGACGTTAAAAACGCGTTCAGCATTCACTACGTTAATGGGGTAGGGCAAGATGGAAGCCTTTACATCCTCTCCATCATAGGCTTCAGCATACTCCTCCTCAGAATGCTTTGGAAGTACTACAAGGGAGACGCCACGGGATACAAGGAGATGTTCCTGGCGGTTTACTACGGCGCCGCTACATACCTCCTCTGGATGGCGGTCAGGTTCAGCTTCCAGGCTTCGGGCGCAGTCATACTCCTGGCGGGTCTACTCATTGGGGAACTCATCGTTATCATTGAGAAGATGAAGGACAGCGTCGGGACGAAGGCCCTCTACGCTCTGGTGATAATCCTTCTGTTCCTCCCGCTGCCGGTCATCAGCGCCAAGGACATGAACACACTTGCAAACGCCCAGGCCAAGAACGAGGCCGTTCCCTCCAGCTGGCAAAACACCCTCCTGTGGATGAGGAACAACACGAATCCGCTCGACAGCGCCACGAGCTGGTGGGACTACGGCTACTGGATTGAGTCAAGCCTGCTCAGCCACCGCAGGAGTGCCACCGACGGTGGACACGCCTACGACAGGAGGTACATCCTGGCAAAGTTCTTCTCGCACAGCGGGAACGCCGGTGAGGTCGATTTTGAGGCGTGGGAGCTCAACTACCTCATCGTCTGGCAGAGCGACATATTCAAGTTCAACGCCATAAGCTACCTCGGTGGGGCTATCACGTACGGTGAATACCATAGCACCTCTATGTTCATGCTCGTTGGCTCCCAATACGGTTCAATGATCGGGTTCGACAACAAAACGAAAACCTACTACGTCCAAGTTAGGTACTCCTCCACCGAGGTGAGAAACTACATCCCGGAGATGGTGATCAACCTCCAGAACAACGGTGTCTTAAACCAGAAAAACCACAACATGCCAGGTGCACAGCCCATACCCTACGTCCTCTATGTCTACCCAGGAGGATGGGGCATACTGGCGTACGACAAGATAGCCTTCAGCAACTTCGTGCAACTCGCGTTTAACACTATAGATCCACTGAACATAACGGACTCCCTCAAGCTCAGGGCCAACTTCAAGCTCGTCAAATCGACCGGAGACCTCAACACATACAAGTTCACCCCCTTCGGAGTTTACAGAATGGATGTGCTGACCAGCGGAACCGCCTCAAACGGCACCTGGATTCCGATATACAACTCCCTTATGGGCAAAGGAAAACTCGAACTAAGGGAAGGAAACACCACCGTCCCGCTCCTCGGCAACCACACCTTCAAGATCTACATATCCGCGTTCGGAAGGGACGTTAAGAACGCCACCCTGGTGTTTGAGGCCTACAAGAACGGAACCCTCGTGAGCAAGGAGATCCTTGCCAGGAACCTCTACATAAACCACCTGAACGAGACCCCAATAACCGTCAACATTAACGTTCCAAACGCCACCAGCTACCGCATGGTGCTCATTCAGGAGGGCCCGGTTGGAGTCCTCGATGGTCCGGTTAAGGTCAACGGAAAAGAAGTCAACCCGAGCTTCCCGATTGCACCCGGAAAGAGCGGGGACATGAGCCTTACGGCGGCTTTCAGGAAGGACTATGATAACGTCAACCTCACCCTCCGCGCGAGCATCGTTTACTATGTCACTCCCAACGGGAGAGATATCTACAGCGACAAGTTCTACCTCGAACCCCACCAGGACATCATCGACTACATACCGGTCAAGAGCCTGAGCGTCAAAGCCGGCGACAATGAGATAACGGCCCACGCAAGCGTTCCGGCGGATGTGTTCACCAAGTTCGTCGATGAACTCAAGCAGAAGTACGGAAACAACTTAGTGATACGGAGGGAAAGGATCGAGCCCATCTTCCTAACCCAGAAGGAGTACGTTATCTGGGAGGGAAGCTGA
- a CDS encoding ParB/RepB/Spo0J family partition protein gives MPTKRELSENKLLVVLQEIKHGYDAPVIVIPYMGRYYILDGHHRAFALWKLGFGEVEALIIKNGEDFTPGVIKTVEKKQYQKSKRCKNSEGITSASLPDNVLLLG, from the coding sequence GTGCCTACAAAGAGGGAGCTGAGTGAGAACAAGCTCCTCGTCGTCCTCCAGGAGATAAAGCACGGCTACGACGCTCCGGTGATCGTTATCCCGTATATGGGGAGGTACTACATCCTCGACGGCCACCACAGAGCCTTCGCCCTCTGGAAGCTCGGGTTCGGCGAGGTTGAGGCGTTGATAATCAAAAACGGCGAGGACTTCACTCCGGGGGTCATCAAAACCGTCGAAAAAAAGCAGTATCAAAAGTCTAAAAGATGTAAAAATAGTGAAGGGATAACCTCAGCTTCCCTCCCAGATAACGTACTCCTTCTGGGTTAG
- a CDS encoding class I SAM-dependent methyltransferase: MAEYFNKIAGRYDSWYLTKTGQYVDRTEKRLVFSMLRTKSGKTLDLGCGTGNYTLELKRRGFDVIGLDASEGMLEAARRKGLECIKGDAYSLPFPDGSFDLVLSVTMFEFIHEPEKVVKEIHRVLKPGGEVLIGTMNGRSAWFFFKRLKSLFVETAYRYARFYTPAELERLLRDVGFREVESAGVIFFPSFWPFTGIAERVDEKCSTRCKDLAAFVAVRGVKVG; the protein is encoded by the coding sequence ATGGCGGAATATTTCAACAAGATAGCGGGCCGCTATGACTCGTGGTATCTGACGAAAACCGGCCAGTACGTTGACAGAACGGAGAAGCGGCTCGTGTTCTCCATGCTCCGGACGAAGTCGGGAAAGACCCTCGACCTCGGCTGCGGCACAGGGAACTACACGCTTGAGCTGAAGAGAAGGGGCTTTGATGTCATTGGCCTGGACGCGAGCGAGGGGATGCTGGAGGCGGCCAGAAGGAAGGGATTGGAGTGCATTAAGGGCGATGCATACTCCCTTCCCTTCCCAGACGGAAGTTTTGACCTCGTCCTCAGCGTCACCATGTTCGAGTTCATCCACGAGCCGGAGAAGGTCGTGAAGGAAATCCACCGCGTTCTGAAGCCGGGAGGAGAGGTTCTGATAGGTACGATGAACGGGCGGAGTGCATGGTTCTTCTTCAAGAGGCTCAAGAGCCTTTTCGTCGAGACGGCCTACCGCTACGCCCGCTTCTACACTCCCGCAGAGCTTGAGAGACTCCTCAGGGATGTTGGATTCCGGGAGGTCGAGAGCGCCGGCGTCATATTCTTCCCCTCATTCTGGCCGTTTACGGGGATTGCGGAGAGGGTGGATGAAAAGTGCTCCACGAGGTGTAAGGACCTGGCCGCGTTTGTGGCCGTCAGAGGGGTTAAAGTTGGGTGA